Proteins encoded in a region of the Rutidosis leptorrhynchoides isolate AG116_Rl617_1_P2 chromosome 9, CSIRO_AGI_Rlap_v1, whole genome shotgun sequence genome:
- the LOC139866469 gene encoding cyclic dof factor 1-like, giving the protein MTTDPGIILFGKKIGLPETPKITYSEEKQNIHDATVCSSRLLTPHDQEKDESDDNPKTPPIEEQGTSENPQSTTIEGDSMDSQPKTLKKPDKILPCPRCNSMNTKFCYYNNSNINQPRHFCKSCQRYWTAGGTMRSMPVGAGRRKKKSTPSHCRFIISEDAFESVTATANHIEFTADSPKVLSFGSNTPHVGPNSSVSEKSDDRSSNSIAVKTNDFNRQIHWIPYNPWNPMPIPAMFPPGYTHMPIYPSSYWSSVSWLHPNGSILGKHSLDGEPMNPNGSHEEAKKQRSSILIPKTLRIDDPDEAAKSSIWATLGIKNENSDRRHAFKAFQAKGDEEKKRTEIKPCNVLQANPAALSRSNCFQERA; this is encoded by the exons ATGACGACTGATCCCGGTATCATATTGTTCGGCAAAAAGATTGGGTTGCCGGAAACACCCAAAATTACTTATTCAGAAGAGAAACAGAACATACATGATGCAACAGTTTGTTCATCAAGATTACTTACACCACAC GATCAAGAAAAAGATGAATCAGACGATAATCCGAAAACTCCACCTATCGAAGAACAAGGTACATCCGAAAACCCACAAAGTACTACAATCGAAGGCGATTCGATGGATTCTCAACCTAAAACTCTGAAAAAACCCGATAAGATTCTACCGTGTCCTCGTTGTAACAGTATGAATACAAAGTTTTGTTACTACAACAATTCGAATATCAACCAGCCTCGCCATTTTTGCAAGAGTTGCCAAAGATACTGGACCGCTGGTGGGACCATGAGAAGCATGCCAGTTGGCGCAGGTCGACGGAAAAAGAAGAGCACACCATCACATTGTCGTTTCATAATCTCCGAAGATGCGTTTGAATCAGTAACAGCAACAGCAAATCATATTGAATTTACTGCTGATTCACCAAAAGTCCTTTCATTTGGTTCAAATACACCACATGTTGGACCCAATTCAAGCGTTAGCGAAAAAAGCGATGATCGTTCTTCCAATTCAATAGCTGTTAAAACGAACGATTTCAATCGTCAAATTCATTGGATTCCGTATAACCCATGGAATCCAATGCCGATTCCAGCTATGTTCCCTCCGGGATACACTCATATGCCAATTTACCCTTCGTCTTATTGGAGCTCGGTTTCTTGGTTACATCCAAACGGATCGATATTAGGAAAACATTCACTAGATGGAGAACCAATGAATCCAAATGGGTCCCACGAAGAGGCGAAGAAACAAAGGAGTTCAATTTTGATCCCAAAGACACTTAGAATAGATGATCCAGATGAAGCTGCAAAGAGTTCTATATGGGCAACGCTCGGAATTAAGAATGAAAACAGTGACAGACGACATGCGTTTAAGGCGTTTCAAGCAAAAGGAGATGAAGAAAAGAAACGTACGGAAATAAAACCGTGTAATGTATTACAAGCGAATCCAGCTGCTTTATCTAGGTCGAATTGTTTTCAAGAAAGGGCCTAA